A window of Sodalis praecaptivus genomic DNA:
TTGCGGCTATCGTGGTGCTGTTATTCGGTACTAAAAAGCTGCGCGGCCTGGGATCGGATTTAGGCGCCTCGATTAAAGGATTCAAAAAATCCATGAGCGAAGATGACAACGCGACGACGAAATCGTCGGATAAGCCTTCTCAGGATGCCGACTTTACCCCACCGCCCATCGCGCCGAAAGCCGACCCGGCACGGCCGGATGAAGCCAAAAATAAAGATAAAGAGCAGGTATAAGCCGTGTTCGATATTGGATTTGGTGAGCTGATGCTGGTATTCGTTATCGGACTGGTGGTGCTGGGTCCAGAACGTTTGCCGGTTGCGGTCAGGACGGTGGCAGGTTGGATCAGGGCAATACGATCCATGGCGTCGACGGTGCAGAACGAATTAACGCAGGAGCTTAAGCTGCAAGAGTTGCAGGACAGCCTGAAAAAAGTTGAAGAGGCCAGTAAAAACAACCTGTCGCCGGAGCTGAAAGCCTCGATGGAAGAGCTGCGTGAAGCGGCGGAGTCCATGAAGAAGGAATTTAAGGGCATCAATAGTGCCGCACTGGATCCGGCTGAGCCGCA
This region includes:
- the tatE gene encoding twin-arginine translocase subunit TatE, which gives rise to MGGISITQLLIIAAIVVLLFGTKKLRGLGSDLGASIKGFKKSMSEDDNATTKSSDKPSQDADFTPPPIAPKADPARPDEAKNKDKEQV